The Hymenobacter sp. GOD-10R genome includes a window with the following:
- a CDS encoding peptidylprolyl isomerase yields MKTAEIHTSKGVMKFEFFEEDAPNTVKNFTELAEKGFYDGTKFHRVIPNFMIQGGDPNTKPGAKGMPGTGGPGYKIKCETSGGNQYHDRGVISMAHAGKDTGGSQFFIVHNRQNTAHLDRVHTVFGKVVEGEDVIDQIRQNDEIEKIVVSES; encoded by the coding sequence ATGAAAACCGCTGAAATTCACACCAGCAAAGGCGTTATGAAGTTTGAGTTCTTCGAAGAAGATGCTCCGAACACGGTAAAGAACTTTACCGAGCTAGCCGAGAAAGGCTTCTACGACGGCACCAAGTTTCACCGCGTCATCCCGAACTTCATGATTCAGGGCGGCGACCCAAACACCAAGCCCGGCGCTAAAGGCATGCCCGGCACTGGTGGCCCCGGCTACAAAATTAAGTGCGAAACCTCCGGCGGCAATCAGTACCACGACCGCGGTGTGATTAGCATGGCGCACGCTGGTAAAGACACTGGTGGCTCGCAATTCTTCATTGTGCACAATCGCCAGAACACGGCCCACCTCGACCGGGTGCACACCGTATTCGGCAAAGTAGTAGAAGGCGAGGACGTTATTGACCAGATCCGCCAGAACGACGAAATTGAGAAAATTGTGGTATCGGAAAGCTAG